ACCTCCAGGTCCACACGCGCGTGGACGGCAAGGACGGCGAGGCGGCGGTGGGCCTCTTCGGCGTGGACGAGACGCTGTCCCAGCTGGCGCCGCTGCCAGGCGCGGACGCGCTGGACGGGCTGCGGCCTGCTCCGTCGGTGGCCACGCCTGCCTTCGGCGTGCTGGACGGCCAGGCGCTGGCCATGGGCCGCATCCGGGGCGCGAACGCGGCCGCGGCGGCGCTCTTGCGCGTGACGGGGGTGCCCGGGCTGGAGGACGTGGAGACGGCCGTGTCGGTGAACGCCAGGAGCCCCTTCTCCCCGGACGCGGAGCTGACGGAGCCCTTCTACGCGGTGCTGACGGAGCTGCACGCGCGCACGCGCAAGTGGGAGGAGACCGCGCCCGAGGGTGAGACGTTGGACCCCGCAGGGCTCGCGCGGCTGTGGGCGGAGTCGCTGGCCGCGTGCGAGCAGCGCGGGCAGAAGGTGACGGATGCGTTCGGCCGCAAGCTGCGCCTGTCGCGGCTGCCGCAGGACCTGCTGGCCCTCACGGATCCGCGCGCGGTGGTGGTGAATGGAACGCGGTTGCCGGAGGACGTCGTGAACTGGGGCGCGTGGGTCGCCCGGGAGGCGCCATGAAGCAGCGCTCGTGGATGTCCGGGGTCGTGGGCCTCGGGGTGGGGTTCGTGCTGGGCGGGGTGACGCTCGCGCTGGTGGCGGGGGATGTGATTCGCAAGACCATGGGGCAGTCCGCCGCCGCGCTCGCGGGGGACGGCATCGTCGCCACCCTGTCGCCACGCCCCGGCGGTAGGACGATGAAGAGCTTCGGCTCGTCGACCTCCTACGACGAGGAGTCCGTCGATTCGCGAGGCGGCGGCGGGGCCGAACCTCCGATGGCCGCGGCACCCGTGATGGAGGTGGCGGCACCTCCGGAGCCGGAGATGGAGGAGGGGGGCGTCAGCGAGGACAAGGGTGGCGCGGCCGCGCCCACCCGCGCGTGGTTCCCGGAGACGTTCCTCTTCGAGCCCCTGGTGGTGACGGACGCGAACGGCGTGGCGACGGTGCCGGTGCGCGTGCCGGACCGGCTGACGCAGTGGCGGGTGCTGGCGCTCGCGCACTCGCGCTCCGGCGCGCAGGCGGGGGCGGTGACGTCCTTCGCGGGCACGCTGCCCACGTACGTGGATCCGGTGCTGCCGCCCTTCCTTCGCGCGGGCGACACGGTGCGCCTCCCGGTGCAGGTGGTGAACACCACCGACAAGGCCGTGGAGGCCGCGCTCAAGGTGGACGTGAAGGGCGCGCAGGTGGAGGCCGGCGCTCGCACCGTGCGGGTGCCCGCGCGTGGCAGCGTGGTGGAGTTGGTGACGGTGAAGGCCGCGGGCGCGGGGCCGGTGACGCTGCGTGCCTCGCTGGGAGACACGGACGCGGTCGTGCGCGACTTCGACGTGTGGGCCACCGGCCAGCCCATGGTCCAGACGCGCGGTGGTTCGCTGGCGGCGCCGCGCACGCTGTCCCTGGTGGGCCCCGCGGACGCGCAGGCCGGCAGTGAGCGGGTGCGCTTGCAGGTGTACCCGGGCGCGCTGGGCATGGTGCGCGCGGAGCTGGCGGCGGTGGAGCGCCGGCCGGTGGACGTGGCGGGGGACGCGTACGCGCTGCTGCTCGCGGGCCAGGCGCCGGAGCTCCTGAAGTCGCTGGGCGAGACGGCGGACCCCGCGGCGCTGAAGGCGCTGTCGTTGGTGGCGACGCAGCGGGTGCTGCGCGCGGCGCGGGCGCCGTCGATTGAAGTGGCGACGCGGCTCGCGGAGGGCGCGCTGGCCCACCCGGAC
This DNA window, taken from Corallococcus coralloides DSM 2259, encodes the following:
- a CDS encoding alpha-2-macroglobulin family protein, whose amino-acid sequence is MKQRSWMSGVVGLGVGFVLGGVTLALVAGDVIRKTMGQSAAALAGDGIVATLSPRPGGRTMKSFGSSTSYDEESVDSRGGGGAEPPMAAAPVMEVAAPPEPEMEEGGVSEDKGGAAAPTRAWFPETFLFEPLVVTDANGVATVPVRVPDRLTQWRVLALAHSRSGAQAGAVTSFAGTLPTYVDPVLPPFLRAGDTVRLPVQVVNTTDKAVEAALKVDVKGAQVEAGARTVRVPARGSVVELVTVKAAGAGPVTLRASLGDTDAVVRDFDVWATGQPMVQTRGGSLAAPRTLSLVGPADAQAGSERVRLQVYPGALGMVRAELAAVERRPVDVAGDAYALLLAGQAPELLKSLGETADPAALKALSLVATQRVLRAARAPSIEVATRLAEGALAHPDNPVLARLGERLVAQVAQAQRPDGTCQGGEGWTLQRLLVATANCARTVRAAQGTPEGKQRASAFTVRASGVFERYLPQVKDGYTAAVLLAEGSAEGSVADALRTRVREALKSGPDGTAWLPVDPDTVRADGELPSEAEATAMAVLALQGDAKAPLADLGAWLLAHYTPGLGWGDGQANRVGLRAALALFKDPLPDRVRVTVARDGQVVTEGTYDTKALREVLALEAAAPGSAGSHTWTVRAEPAVPGLGFSLALSAAVPWKSEVKGGLQLAVTGPKEARVGQLTNVRVQVGAPSSLPLRFQQELPAGVQVDPASLAALVASGQVTSWDVQDGALSLDLSPREQGAPVQVEFRVLPTLAGTLQAGAARLGVPGRPDITASLPPTTWAVR